In a single window of the Agrobacterium fabrum str. C58 genome:
- a CDS encoding alpha/beta fold hydrolase → MTAPSLDNWEKRKRFVELPRKRQMAFIDTGGPGPVLLMLHGFSDTSRSFSIIEPYFQEYRLIAPDLPGHGASSVGHGFHVADFAETIDRFLTLMGVSRFFVLGHSMGAMTAIELAARRSSSVRGLALISGTLEPDFGTESKLARDILALRDPIKPAGGFLHDWYSCSRPVNEEFLFRMKRDAANMAATTWHGVLKAFAETDLHYSASKINVPVLCLAGSEDPLFDDSHRQQLFEAFPLAQTVTMPGHGHNPHWENPQGVSTLVTEFFAEVMTDASPVRVETAADKR, encoded by the coding sequence ATGACAGCTCCATCTTTGGACAATTGGGAAAAGCGCAAGCGTTTTGTCGAATTGCCGCGCAAGCGCCAAATGGCTTTTATAGACACTGGCGGTCCCGGGCCGGTGCTATTGATGCTTCACGGGTTTTCCGACACCAGCCGCAGCTTTTCCATTATCGAACCTTATTTCCAGGAATATCGGCTGATTGCTCCTGACCTGCCTGGTCACGGCGCATCGTCCGTAGGACACGGTTTTCATGTCGCAGACTTCGCTGAAACGATTGACCGCTTTCTGACGCTTATGGGCGTCTCGCGGTTCTTTGTGCTTGGCCACTCCATGGGCGCCATGACGGCAATCGAACTGGCCGCCCGGCGGTCCTCTTCCGTTCGAGGGCTTGCGCTCATCTCAGGGACGCTGGAGCCCGATTTCGGCACCGAAAGCAAACTTGCCAGGGATATCCTGGCGTTACGCGATCCGATCAAACCGGCAGGCGGTTTCCTGCACGACTGGTATTCCTGCAGTCGACCGGTCAACGAGGAATTCCTGTTCCGAATGAAACGCGACGCGGCAAATATGGCGGCCACAACCTGGCATGGCGTTCTTAAAGCTTTTGCAGAAACTGATCTGCATTACAGCGCGTCGAAAATAAATGTGCCCGTGCTTTGCCTAGCCGGTTCTGAAGACCCTCTGTTCGATGATTCCCATCGCCAGCAACTCTTCGAGGCTTTCCCCCTGGCGCAAACCGTAACGATGCCGGGCCATGGCCACAATCCGCACTGGGAAAATCCGCAAGGTGTTTCCACCTTGGTCACCGAATTCTTTGCCGAAGTGATGACGGATGCGAGCCCTGTCCGTGTCGAGACAGCCGCCGACAAGCGCTGA
- a CDS encoding DUF2164 domain-containing protein, whose protein sequence is MLEKQEKAALATRIRDYLTRETETEIGLLQAEIFVDFLADEMGYVFYNQGLRDAHAAILRRLDDAAADIDVLEKPKLR, encoded by the coding sequence ATGCTGGAAAAGCAGGAAAAGGCGGCTCTGGCCACACGCATCCGGGACTATCTTACCCGCGAGACGGAAACTGAAATCGGTCTTCTTCAGGCGGAAATCTTCGTGGATTTTCTGGCCGACGAAATGGGGTATGTGTTTTACAATCAGGGCCTTAGGGATGCCCATGCGGCGATCCTGCGGCGTCTTGACGATGCGGCTGCTGATATCGATGTGCTGGAGAAACCGAAGCTGCGCTAA
- a CDS encoding efflux RND transporter periplasmic adaptor subunit produces the protein MRVWKQVGVSLAVVGAGLCLWGFYSPDARNVLASIGIGKVPSPAVEVAAAGPSAGQNAGGSRRNGNATLVVTAPAKKGIVNDRLNAIGNGQAIQSVVVMPQVSGTLSEIRAAAGARVVKGQVLARLDDEEQVIERDKAQVALRSAIEKSSSYKNLKSFSRLDVMDAQIAEEAAKLALSTAELNLKRRDIVAPIEGVAGIVAANVGDNVTTQSTIVSIDDRSEILVNFWAPERFATAIKVGMPVEATSISRPGETFTGEIEAVDNRVDEASRTIRIRAKFGNEKDELRAGMSFGVTMRFAGETYASVDPLAVQWDAEGSYVWRVTDNKSNKVRVQIVQRNPDAVLVKAELAEGEPVVIEGLQRVREGGAVRVGNQTKPEEVASQ, from the coding sequence ATGCGGGTCTGGAAACAGGTGGGTGTCAGTCTGGCCGTGGTGGGGGCAGGGCTCTGTCTCTGGGGTTTTTATTCGCCTGACGCCCGTAATGTGCTTGCCAGCATCGGGATAGGCAAGGTGCCGTCGCCGGCTGTCGAAGTCGCTGCGGCTGGTCCGTCGGCGGGTCAGAACGCCGGTGGCAGCCGCCGCAATGGCAACGCTACCCTTGTTGTGACGGCTCCGGCGAAAAAAGGCATTGTCAATGACCGGCTGAACGCCATCGGCAATGGTCAGGCGATCCAGTCGGTCGTGGTCATGCCGCAGGTCTCCGGCACGCTTTCGGAAATCCGCGCGGCTGCCGGCGCGCGTGTCGTGAAGGGACAGGTACTCGCCCGGCTCGATGATGAAGAGCAAGTGATCGAGCGCGACAAGGCGCAGGTCGCGTTGCGCAGCGCCATTGAAAAATCCAGTTCCTACAAGAACCTGAAATCTTTCTCCCGCCTTGACGTGATGGATGCGCAGATCGCCGAAGAGGCCGCCAAGCTGGCGCTCAGCACGGCCGAACTGAATTTGAAGCGGCGCGATATCGTCGCCCCCATCGAAGGCGTGGCCGGTATCGTCGCCGCCAATGTCGGCGACAACGTCACCACGCAATCGACCATCGTCAGCATCGACGATCGTTCTGAAATTCTCGTCAATTTCTGGGCGCCTGAGCGTTTCGCAACCGCAATTAAAGTCGGTATGCCGGTGGAGGCGACATCCATTTCCCGCCCCGGCGAGACATTTACCGGCGAGATCGAGGCTGTCGACAACCGCGTCGACGAGGCCAGCCGCACCATCCGCATCCGGGCGAAGTTCGGCAACGAGAAGGACGAGCTGAGGGCCGGAATGTCTTTCGGCGTCACCATGCGTTTTGCCGGCGAGACCTATGCCTCTGTCGATCCGCTCGCCGTGCAATGGGATGCGGAAGGCTCCTATGTCTGGCGTGTCACCGACAATAAATCCAACAAGGTGCGGGTGCAGATCGTGCAGCGCAACCCGGATGCCGTTCTCGTGAAGGCCGAGCTGGCCGAGGGTGAGCCTGTCGTGATCGAGGGTCTGCAGCGCGTCAGAGAAGGTGGCGCTGTCCGTGTCGGCAATCAGACGAAGCCCGAGGAGGTCGCCAGCCAATGA
- a CDS encoding DMT family transporter gives MIVWIAMAFAGGVFVSLSRQINGRLSLSNSPLIASFWNHIVGFTVLTVIGLIVGGLIPPGAADAPWLAFIGGPIGVVFIASGSWLIPRIGAVNTALLVISGQMVSGVVLDLFSDHPPKIWASALGILLILAGMVLTQRRRR, from the coding sequence ATGATCGTCTGGATCGCCATGGCCTTTGCCGGCGGCGTGTTCGTGTCGCTAAGCCGGCAGATCAACGGCCGCCTCAGCCTGTCCAACTCACCGCTGATCGCTTCTTTCTGGAACCACATCGTCGGTTTCACGGTGTTGACCGTCATCGGCCTCATCGTCGGCGGCCTCATTCCGCCGGGTGCTGCCGACGCGCCCTGGCTTGCCTTTATCGGCGGCCCGATCGGCGTCGTTTTCATCGCTTCGGGAAGCTGGCTCATTCCTCGCATCGGCGCGGTCAATACCGCCCTTCTCGTCATCAGCGGCCAAATGGTATCGGGCGTCGTGCTTGATCTCTTCAGCGATCACCCGCCGAAAATCTGGGCAAGCGCGCTTGGCATCCTGCTCATCCTTGCCGGCATGGTGCTGACACAGCGACGCCGCCGCTAG
- the pncA gene encoding bifunctional nicotinamidase/pyrazinamidase: MKALLLIDIQNGFCPGGNLAVTDGDAVVPIANALIDNGGYDLIVASQDWHPENHGSFASQHPGKQPFDMGELSGKPQMMWPDHCVQGTPDAEFHPDLNMEAFDYIQQKGENPAIDSYSAFRDNDQVATTGLSDYLARQGVTQLDVCGLATDYCVSFSVQDALDMLPGVKVRFIEDASRGIDPQGIKAAVAAMREKGAVILKSRDILRN, translated from the coding sequence ATGAAGGCGCTGCTGCTCATCGATATTCAGAACGGGTTTTGCCCGGGTGGCAATCTGGCCGTTACCGATGGAGACGCGGTCGTACCCATCGCCAATGCCCTGATCGACAATGGCGGCTATGATCTCATCGTCGCCTCGCAGGACTGGCACCCGGAAAATCACGGCAGCTTCGCCTCGCAGCATCCCGGCAAGCAACCCTTCGACATGGGCGAACTTTCCGGCAAGCCGCAGATGATGTGGCCGGACCATTGCGTGCAGGGTACGCCGGATGCGGAATTTCACCCCGACCTGAATATGGAAGCCTTCGATTACATCCAGCAGAAGGGCGAGAACCCCGCCATCGACAGCTATTCCGCCTTTCGCGACAATGACCAGGTGGCCACCACAGGACTGTCCGACTATCTGGCCCGCCAGGGCGTGACGCAACTCGACGTCTGCGGCCTTGCCACCGATTATTGCGTCAGTTTTTCAGTGCAGGATGCCCTCGACATGTTGCCCGGCGTCAAGGTGCGCTTCATCGAGGATGCCAGTCGCGGCATCGACCCGCAGGGCATCAAAGCCGCGGTGGCAGCCATGCGGGAAAAAGGCGCGGTCATTCTCAAGAGCCGCGACATATTGCGGAACTAG
- a CDS encoding DMT family transporter encodes MTDTTHLRLNPLHLAAAFASGCLLTLMVHFNGQLAHYGNALFSSWTAHGTGTVAALIYLAIMRPKKDAAAPAKPNAPLWAYCGGVVGAAIVILTSTAVNSPLALSGTIALGLGGQVIFSLLADLFGLFGLPKRRPDVQDMVAVCLILCGSALIILVGRAA; translated from the coding sequence ATGACAGACACGACGCATCTCCGCCTGAACCCGCTGCATCTCGCCGCCGCCTTTGCGAGCGGCTGCCTTTTGACGTTGATGGTGCATTTCAACGGTCAGCTTGCCCATTATGGCAATGCGCTGTTTTCCTCCTGGACAGCGCATGGAACCGGCACGGTTGCAGCCCTGATCTATCTCGCCATCATGCGCCCGAAGAAAGACGCCGCGGCACCGGCAAAACCGAACGCACCGCTCTGGGCCTATTGCGGCGGGGTCGTGGGTGCTGCCATCGTCATCCTCACCTCCACCGCCGTCAATTCGCCGCTGGCGCTCTCGGGCACCATTGCGCTCGGGCTTGGCGGGCAGGTGATCTTCAGTCTTCTCGCCGACCTTTTCGGCCTCTTCGGCCTGCCAAAACGGCGACCGGATGTGCAGGACATGGTGGCGGTCTGCCTCATTCTCTGCGGCAGTGCACTGATCATCCTTGTCGGGAGAGCGGCATGA
- the betI gene encoding choline-binding transcriptional repressor BetI — MRLTKISDIRRAELRRAAFEVLQREGMAGATLERVAAQAGASKGIVLHYFASKQELFEHAMREANVKLAEVVVARLNRATSPRERLEAIIEANFDESFFQPSICHAWLSLCAEVPREPQLGRIQKVIHARMRSNLLSALRHLVPKGDCEPIALGITTLIDGLWLRSGLQSGGLSREEALAQMRDYLLHRLPSPEAAA, encoded by the coding sequence ATGCGACTCACTAAAATAAGCGATATTCGTCGGGCCGAGCTGAGACGTGCAGCATTCGAAGTGTTGCAGAGAGAGGGCATGGCCGGGGCAACGCTCGAAAGGGTGGCTGCACAGGCGGGCGCCTCCAAAGGCATCGTGCTGCATTATTTTGCAAGCAAGCAGGAACTGTTCGAACATGCGATGCGTGAAGCCAATGTGAAACTGGCGGAGGTCGTTGTGGCGAGGCTTAATCGCGCCACAAGCCCGCGGGAGAGACTGGAGGCAATTATCGAGGCCAACTTCGACGAGAGCTTCTTTCAGCCATCGATCTGTCATGCCTGGCTTTCGCTATGCGCGGAGGTTCCGCGTGAGCCGCAGCTTGGGCGAATTCAGAAGGTCATCCATGCGCGCATGCGCTCCAATCTGCTCTCTGCCTTGCGGCATCTCGTGCCGAAAGGGGACTGTGAACCCATTGCACTGGGCATTACCACATTGATCGACGGGCTATGGCTGCGGTCGGGGCTGCAATCGGGAGGTCTGTCGAGGGAAGAGGCGTTGGCGCAAATGCGCGACTACCTGTTACACCGATTGCCAAGTCCGGAGGCCGCCGCTTGA
- a CDS encoding ATP-dependent helicase: MSNSFDDMPFFDEEPVAPRRATNNAPSENGGGLGIAARAMAARDQVRPAHDYLSGLNPEQREAVETLDGPVLVLAGAGTGKTRVLTTRIAHILATGRAYPSQILAVTFTNKAAREMKERIGVLVGGAVEGMPWLGTFHSIGVKLLRRHAELIGLKSDFTILDTDDVVRLIKQLIQAEGLDDKRWPAKQFAGMIDGWKNKGLTPPDIPEGDSRAFANGKGRELYAAYQARLKTLNACDFGDLLLHPISIFRRHTDILKEYHQKFRYILVDEYQDTNTAQYMWLRLLAQRAKDEPQNVCCVGDDDQSIYGWRGAEVDNILRFDKDFPGAKVIKLERNYRSTEHILGAAGHLIAHNEGRLGKTLFTERSSPDDEKVVVHAAWDSEEEARAVGEEIEQLQRKNYKLNDMAILVRASFQMREFEDRFVTLGLNYRVIGGPRFYERLEIRDAMAYFRLVCQPADDLAFERIVNTPKRGLGDTTIRNLHDYARARDIPMLAAAADIIETDELKPKARKALFDVVQDFRRWQGLLENTEHTTLAEQILDESGYTAMWQADKTAEAPGRLENLKELIRSMESFESMRGFLEHVALVMDAEQNAELDAVSIMTLHSAKGLEFDTVFLPGWEEGLFPHQRALDEGGRSGLEEERRLAYVGITRAKKLCHIWFVSNRRIHGLWQSTLPSRFLDELPPAHVDVAASDSNYGGYGGRGGYGQSRFDKADPFTNNYSTPGWKRAQQNRSDATRDNWGTRSGHAVERIGYGESGPRTRTIDGELVAKSVADKPSKFFVGDRVFHLKFGNGNISAIEGNKLTINFDRAGEKRVLDGFVEKV; the protein is encoded by the coding sequence ATGAGCAACAGTTTCGACGATATGCCGTTCTTCGATGAAGAACCCGTGGCACCGCGCAGGGCGACCAACAATGCCCCTTCGGAAAACGGCGGCGGGCTTGGCATTGCCGCCCGCGCCATGGCGGCGCGCGACCAGGTGCGGCCGGCACACGATTATCTTTCCGGCCTCAACCCGGAACAGCGCGAGGCCGTGGAAACGCTTGACGGACCGGTTCTCGTTCTCGCCGGCGCCGGCACCGGCAAGACCCGCGTTCTGACGACCCGCATCGCCCATATTCTCGCCACCGGCCGCGCCTATCCAAGCCAGATCCTTGCCGTGACCTTCACCAACAAGGCGGCCCGCGAGATGAAGGAACGTATCGGCGTCCTCGTCGGCGGCGCTGTCGAGGGCATGCCGTGGCTTGGCACCTTCCACTCCATCGGCGTCAAGCTTCTGCGCCGCCATGCCGAGCTCATCGGCCTGAAATCGGATTTCACCATTCTCGACACGGATGATGTGGTGCGGCTGATCAAGCAGCTCATTCAGGCCGAAGGTCTTGATGACAAGCGCTGGCCGGCAAAACAGTTCGCCGGCATGATCGACGGCTGGAAGAACAAGGGGCTGACGCCACCGGATATTCCCGAGGGTGACAGCCGCGCCTTTGCCAACGGCAAGGGCCGCGAACTTTACGCCGCCTATCAGGCCCGGCTGAAAACGTTGAACGCCTGCGATTTCGGTGATCTCTTGCTGCACCCGATCAGCATCTTCCGCCGCCATACGGATATTCTGAAAGAGTATCACCAGAAGTTCCGTTATATTCTGGTGGACGAATATCAGGACACCAACACGGCGCAATATATGTGGCTGCGGCTGCTTGCCCAGCGCGCCAAGGACGAGCCGCAGAATGTCTGCTGCGTCGGTGACGACGACCAGTCGATCTATGGCTGGCGCGGCGCGGAAGTGGACAATATCCTGCGCTTCGACAAGGATTTTCCCGGTGCCAAGGTCATCAAGCTTGAGCGTAACTACCGTTCCACCGAACATATTCTCGGCGCTGCCGGCCATCTGATCGCCCACAACGAGGGCCGTCTCGGCAAGACGTTGTTTACCGAGCGCAGCAGTCCGGACGATGAAAAGGTCGTGGTGCACGCCGCCTGGGATTCGGAAGAAGAGGCCCGCGCGGTCGGAGAGGAAATCGAGCAACTCCAGCGTAAGAACTACAAGCTGAACGACATGGCCATCCTCGTTCGCGCTTCCTTCCAGATGCGCGAATTCGAAGACCGCTTCGTGACGCTTGGCCTCAATTACCGCGTCATCGGCGGCCCGCGCTTTTATGAGCGCCTCGAAATCCGCGATGCCATGGCCTATTTCCGGCTGGTCTGCCAACCGGCCGACGATCTCGCCTTCGAGCGGATCGTCAATACGCCAAAGCGTGGCCTTGGCGATACGACGATCCGTAACCTGCACGACTATGCCCGCGCCCGCGATATCCCGATGCTGGCAGCCGCCGCCGACATCATCGAGACCGACGAGTTGAAGCCGAAAGCGCGCAAGGCGCTGTTCGATGTGGTGCAGGATTTCCGCCGCTGGCAGGGCCTGCTGGAAAACACCGAACACACCACGCTTGCCGAACAGATTCTCGACGAAAGCGGCTATACCGCCATGTGGCAGGCCGACAAGACGGCCGAAGCACCGGGACGGCTTGAGAACCTGAAGGAACTCATCCGCTCGATGGAATCCTTCGAAAGCATGCGTGGATTTCTGGAACACGTCGCCCTGGTTATGGATGCGGAACAGAATGCCGAGCTGGATGCCGTCTCCATCATGACGCTGCATTCCGCCAAGGGTCTGGAATTCGACACCGTCTTCCTGCCCGGTTGGGAAGAAGGCCTGTTTCCCCACCAGCGGGCGCTGGACGAAGGCGGTCGCTCCGGTCTGGAGGAAGAACGTCGTCTGGCTTATGTCGGCATCACCCGCGCCAAGAAGCTCTGCCATATCTGGTTCGTCTCGAACCGGCGCATTCACGGGCTGTGGCAATCCACCCTGCCCTCGCGTTTCCTCGACGAACTGCCGCCCGCCCATGTGGATGTCGCGGCTTCCGACAGCAATTATGGCGGTTATGGCGGACGCGGCGGTTACGGCCAGTCCCGTTTCGACAAGGCCGATCCCTTCACCAACAATTACTCCACCCCCGGCTGGAAACGCGCCCAGCAGAACCGCAGCGACGCCACCCGCGACAATTGGGGCACACGCTCCGGCCATGCGGTGGAGCGCATCGGTTACGGCGAAAGCGGCCCGCGCACCCGCACCATCGACGGCGAACTGGTGGCGAAATCCGTGGCTGACAAGCCCTCGAAATTCTTCGTCGGCGACCGTGTTTTCCACCTCAAATTCGGCAATGGCAATATTTCCGCGATCGAAGGCAATAAATTGACCATCAACTTCGACCGTGCCGGCGAAAAGCGCGTGCTGGATGGATTTGTGGAAAAGGTTTGA
- a CDS encoding DUF2778 domain-containing protein: MAFSAAAYNGAGFAGSSSAKRGKSSSLGRMSAILGGGAFAGLFAFAAFASLHSMAAASHGVGQFEKTLVARLDSAETAIGHTAVRDIHVRKFSRLSDHSHGQQKAVRLAGIMPEIGAKEFRERFGAAANAKGQATVKELAALKPSAIVDSALGRTSEVAYQSAVSQHPAFEVALARPQIEEEASSLLPDDVPLPSFRPEVASAEAVEPSPRPAAPSKAEDHVPAVASAPAFDAPVPLRAPAAPKQSTGAMLAFAKPDNPMREPSKMDAVPWPDRGNGTAIYDISSGVVHMPNGEKLEAHSGIGKMRDNPDYVHVRMRGSTPPSSYRLTMREARFHGVEAIRLTPESGVNPHGRDGLLAHTYMLAKRGESNGCVVFRDYPRFLAAFKRGEIKRMVVVPKLNGNRPTLASSGGKSGGKTLLGMFSRGNDS, encoded by the coding sequence ATGGCGTTTTCTGCTGCGGCCTATAATGGTGCCGGCTTTGCCGGTTCGTCTTCCGCCAAGAGAGGCAAATCCTCTTCGCTTGGACGGATGTCCGCGATTCTCGGCGGCGGCGCTTTTGCCGGTCTTTTCGCCTTTGCCGCCTTTGCCTCGCTGCACAGCATGGCGGCGGCATCGCATGGCGTCGGGCAATTTGAGAAGACATTGGTGGCACGGCTCGATTCCGCCGAGACGGCGATCGGTCACACGGCCGTGCGTGACATTCACGTTCGCAAATTTTCCCGACTGAGCGATCACAGCCACGGCCAGCAGAAGGCCGTTCGCCTTGCCGGCATCATGCCCGAAATCGGCGCGAAGGAATTTCGCGAGCGCTTCGGTGCGGCCGCCAATGCCAAAGGGCAGGCGACGGTGAAGGAGCTTGCCGCGTTGAAGCCGTCGGCAATCGTCGATTCGGCGCTGGGTCGCACCTCCGAGGTTGCCTATCAGAGCGCGGTTTCGCAGCATCCGGCATTTGAAGTGGCGCTGGCGCGGCCGCAGATCGAAGAAGAGGCAAGCAGCCTGCTTCCCGATGACGTGCCGCTGCCGAGTTTCAGGCCTGAAGTAGCAAGCGCCGAGGCAGTCGAGCCGTCACCGCGCCCCGCTGCGCCGTCCAAGGCCGAGGACCATGTTCCCGCTGTCGCCTCCGCGCCCGCTTTCGATGCACCGGTTCCCCTGCGCGCACCTGCGGCGCCGAAGCAGAGCACCGGCGCCATGCTTGCCTTTGCGAAGCCTGACAATCCCATGCGTGAGCCGAGCAAGATGGATGCGGTTCCGTGGCCGGATCGCGGCAATGGCACGGCGATCTACGATATTTCCTCCGGCGTGGTGCATATGCCGAATGGTGAAAAGCTCGAAGCGCATTCCGGCATCGGCAAGATGCGCGACAATCCTGATTACGTGCATGTGAGGATGCGCGGCTCGACACCGCCTTCCAGCTACCGCCTGACGATGCGCGAGGCCCGGTTCCATGGCGTCGAAGCCATTCGCCTGACACCGGAAAGCGGCGTCAATCCGCATGGCCGCGACGGCCTTCTCGCCCATACCTACATGCTGGCGAAACGCGGCGAATCGAATGGCTGCGTCGTGTTCCGCGACTATCCACGCTTCCTCGCGGCCTTCAAGCGCGGAGAGATCAAGCGCATGGTGGTGGTGCCGAAGCTGAATGGAAACCGCCCGACGCTTGCGAGCAGTGGCGGCAAGAGCGGCGGCAAGACGCTGCTCGGCATGTTCTCGCGCGGCAACGATTCCTGA
- a CDS encoding glycosyltransferase family 25 protein, translating into MHILPKSQRKLAIFLINMDSATKRLTDMNARLDAMGLKAERVAGVNGRELQYPIPEFSEISYMLMHGRRTSPPEIGCYLSHVACANKFMTGDADIALILEDDVVFEDDFLDAIDEAVLNGNDWDILRLTTVSNGRKFAFRALSNGRSLAVALTREKGSGAYLVNRRAGKWISKLIPMRLAYDIAFDLEYLSGLKAAFIYPLCATQDADGESQIQNNLRIYRLPRWRYFTVLPYRAYLETSRFLLRGLRFLVAKAKVAMERGKPKAVQAGR; encoded by the coding sequence TTGCACATATTGCCGAAGAGCCAGCGAAAGCTTGCCATTTTCCTGATCAACATGGATAGCGCTACAAAGCGCCTGACCGACATGAACGCCCGCCTCGATGCGATGGGGCTAAAGGCGGAGCGCGTTGCCGGCGTCAATGGCAGGGAGCTGCAATACCCGATCCCGGAATTCAGCGAAATTTCCTATATGCTTATGCATGGCCGCCGCACCTCGCCGCCGGAAATCGGCTGCTATCTCAGCCATGTCGCCTGCGCCAATAAATTCATGACTGGTGATGCCGATATCGCGCTCATCCTTGAGGACGACGTGGTCTTCGAGGACGATTTTCTTGATGCCATTGATGAAGCGGTTCTAAACGGTAACGACTGGGATATTCTGCGGCTGACGACGGTCAGCAACGGCCGCAAATTTGCATTCCGCGCCCTGTCCAATGGCCGATCGCTCGCAGTGGCGCTCACCCGCGAAAAAGGATCGGGCGCCTATCTCGTCAACCGCCGCGCCGGAAAATGGATATCGAAACTTATCCCCATGCGGCTCGCCTACGACATCGCCTTCGATCTGGAATATCTCTCCGGCCTAAAGGCGGCCTTCATCTATCCACTCTGCGCCACACAGGATGCAGACGGCGAAAGCCAGATCCAGAACAATCTGCGCATCTACCGCCTGCCGCGCTGGCGGTACTTCACCGTTCTGCCCTATCGCGCCTATCTGGAAACCAGCCGGTTTCTGCTGCGCGGCCTGCGCTTCCTGGTGGCAAAGGCGAAAGTGGCCATGGAACGCGGCAAACCCAAAGCTGTTCAGGCCGGCAGATGA
- a CDS encoding carboxymuconolactone decarboxylase family protein has translation MSTVTKTQNPEADPRVKAVFDDIRATRKSDFINNMWLYLAFDPDLLEKTWAEVKAVMATPSALDPLVKEMLYIAVSVTNGCSYCAHSHTAAAKAKGMTNEQHADLMRVIALAAKTNQLAVALQVPVDTAFDADRQA, from the coding sequence ATGAGCACCGTCACGAAAACACAAAATCCCGAAGCCGATCCGCGCGTAAAAGCGGTGTTCGATGACATCCGCGCAACCCGCAAATCGGATTTTATCAACAATATGTGGCTTTACCTCGCCTTCGATCCCGATCTCCTGGAAAAGACCTGGGCGGAGGTGAAGGCGGTGATGGCGACACCCTCGGCGCTCGATCCACTGGTGAAGGAGATGCTCTACATTGCGGTGTCGGTGACCAATGGCTGCTCCTATTGCGCCCATTCCCATACTGCGGCCGCAAAAGCCAAGGGCATGACGAATGAACAGCATGCCGATCTGATGCGGGTGATCGCGCTCGCCGCCAAGACCAACCAGCTCGCAGTGGCGCTGCAAGTGCCGGTGGATACCGCTTTTGATGCCGACAGGCAGGCATGA
- a CDS encoding choline ABC transporter substrate-binding protein — protein sequence MKVVSAAALVLAGESPAFAADADACKMVRMAEPGWNDLAFTTGIAMTLLKSLHYQPQSQLLGIDVIYTSLKSKDLDVFMGYWDPAMVNYYKPYKEDGSVEKVRTNLVGAKYTFAVPTYVWEAGVKDFSDLQKFADKFDRKLYGIEPGSNQLMLDAVKDPALGLKDWEVVESSEQGMLSQVARFNRNKTFIVFQGWAPHPMNAKFDIKYLTGGDKFYGPDFGAATVDTQVRRGYLQECPNVAKLLQNLEFDVEFENKGMDLIMNGGLSPEDAAAQAIKAEPHRLETWLKDVFALDGQNGLATVKAALGL from the coding sequence ATGAAAGTTGTTTCAGCAGCGGCGTTGGTGCTGGCAGGGGAAAGCCCCGCTTTTGCTGCCGATGCCGATGCGTGCAAGATGGTCAGAATGGCGGAACCCGGCTGGAACGATCTCGCATTCACGACCGGCATCGCCATGACCCTTCTGAAATCGCTGCACTATCAACCACAGAGCCAGTTGCTCGGGATCGATGTCATCTACACCAGCCTGAAGAGCAAGGACCTGGACGTCTTCATGGGCTATTGGGACCCGGCGATGGTGAACTATTACAAGCCCTATAAAGAGGATGGATCGGTCGAAAAGGTCCGGACCAACCTCGTGGGCGCCAAATACACCTTTGCCGTGCCGACCTACGTCTGGGAGGCCGGCGTGAAGGACTTTTCCGACCTTCAGAAATTCGCCGACAAGTTCGACAGAAAACTCTACGGCATCGAGCCCGGCTCGAACCAGTTGATGCTGGATGCCGTCAAAGATCCGGCGCTTGGGCTGAAGGACTGGGAAGTCGTCGAATCCAGCGAACAAGGCATGCTTTCCCAGGTCGCGCGCTTTAACCGCAACAAGACGTTCATCGTCTTCCAGGGATGGGCGCCGCATCCCATGAACGCCAAATTCGACATCAAATATCTGACGGGCGGCGATAAATTTTATGGACCCGATTTCGGCGCGGCCACTGTCGATACCCAGGTCCGTCGAGGCTACCTGCAGGAGTGCCCGAACGTTGCAAAACTGCTCCAGAACCTTGAATTCGATGTTGAATTCGAAAACAAGGGCATGGATCTCATCATGAACGGCGGCCTGTCGCCGGAAGATGCCGCAGCGCAGGCGATCAAGGCCGAGCCGCACCGGCTTGAAACATGGTTGAAAGACGTCTTCGCACTCGACGGCCAGAATGGTCTGGCGACTGTCAAGGCGGCGCTCGGCCTATGA